DNA from Agathobaculum sp. NTUH-O15-33:
TCACGCTGCGCGACGAGCGCGACGACGACGTGGTGGAGGACCTGATGCATTACGAGGGCGGTATCCGCCAATTCGTTCAGCATTTGAACCGCACCAAGACCCCGCTGCACGAAGAAGTCATCTATATGGAGGGCAGCCGCGAGGGCTCGATGGCCGAGGTGGCCATGCAATATACGGACAGCTACAGCGAACTGATGCTTTCCTTTGCCAATAACATCAACACGACCGAGGGCGGCACCCATGAGACCGGCTTTAAATCCGCCTTGACCCGTGTGCTGAACGATTATGGCCGTAAATACAGCGTTCTGAAGGAAGGCGAGAGCTTTAAGGGCGAGGACGCCCGCGAAGGGTTGACCGCCATCATCTCGGTCAAGCTGCAAGAAGCACAGTTCGAGGGCCAGACCAAGACCAAGCTGGGCAACAGCGATATGCGCACCTTGGTGGAAACCATGGTGGGCGATAAGCTGATGACCTTTTTTGAGGAAAACCCCGCGGTAGCGCGCACGATCATCGAAAAAGCGCAAACCGCCGCCCGCGCCCGTGAAGCCGCCAAAAAGGCCCGCGAAATGACGCGCCGGAAATCCGCGTTGGATTCCGCTTCTCTGCCCGGCAAGCTGGCCGACTGTATTGAAAAGGACCCCGCCTATACGGAAATCTACATCGTGGAGGGCGATTCCGCGGGCGGCTCGGCCAAGGAAGGGCGCGACCGGCGCTATCAGGCCATTCTGCCGCTCTGGGGCAAGATGCTGAACGTGGAAAAAGCCCGTTTGGACCGCGTATACGGCAACGATAAGCTAACGCCGATGATCACCGCCTTTGGCGCGGGCTTTGGCGACGATTTCGACCCCGCGAGACTGCGCTACGGCAAGATCATCCTCATGGCCGATGCCGACGTGGACGGCAGCCATATCCGCACGCTTCTTTTGACCTTCTTCTTCCGCTTTATGCGTCCGCTGATCGAAAAGGGACACGTATATATCGCCCAGCCGCCGCTTTTCAAGAATGAAAAGGGCAAGGATGTGCGCTATATCTACGATGAGGACCAGCAGCGCGCCTGTATCGAAGAGATGGGCGACGGCGTGCGCGTACAGCGCTACAAAGGTTTGGGCGAGATGGACCCCCAGCAGCTTTGGGAAACCACGATGGACCCCACAAACCGCATTTTGAAGCAGGTGACCATGGACGACGCGGCCGCCGCGGACGAAACCTTTGCCCTGCTGATGGGCGAAAAGGTAGAACCGCGCCGCGAATTCATTGAGAAAAACGCCAAGTATGTTATGAATTTGGATGTTTGATATCCGGTTTGTCTGTTATATGGGGTTTCTATATAAGTACAGCCAACTTTTTGGAGGCATAGAATGAGTCAAGAATACGAAGAACAGAAAATCATACAGGTCGATCTGGAACGGGAGATGAAAAAGTCCTATATCGATTACGCAATGAGCGTAATCGTGGGACGCGCCCTGCCCGATGTACGCGATGGCCTAAAGCCCGTCCATCGCCGTATCCTGTATGCAATGTATGAGGACGGGCTGACCTCG
Protein-coding regions in this window:
- the gyrB gene encoding DNA topoisomerase (ATP-hydrolyzing) subunit B, whose product is MSEEIKDEMLDLTVTEAYDENQIQVLEGLEAVRKRPGMYIGSTSARGLHHLVYEIVDNSIDEALAGYCTHIEVTIEKGDIIRVQDNGRGIPCGIHPQMGIPTLEVVLTVLHAGGKFDGSGYKVSGGLHGVGSSVVNALSDWMEAEVRDGKEKHFMRFERGVTAKKMESVPCESETGTTIRFHADPEIFETTDYDYDTLEKRLREQAFLNAGIRITLRDERDDDVVEDLMHYEGGIRQFVQHLNRTKTPLHEEVIYMEGSREGSMAEVAMQYTDSYSELMLSFANNINTTEGGTHETGFKSALTRVLNDYGRKYSVLKEGESFKGEDAREGLTAIISVKLQEAQFEGQTKTKLGNSDMRTLVETMVGDKLMTFFEENPAVARTIIEKAQTAARAREAAKKAREMTRRKSALDSASLPGKLADCIEKDPAYTEIYIVEGDSAGGSAKEGRDRRYQAILPLWGKMLNVEKARLDRVYGNDKLTPMITAFGAGFGDDFDPARLRYGKIILMADADVDGSHIRTLLLTFFFRFMRPLIEKGHVYIAQPPLFKNEKGKDVRYIYDEDQQRACIEEMGDGVRVQRYKGLGEMDPQQLWETTMDPTNRILKQVTMDDAAAADETFALLMGEKVEPRREFIEKNAKYVMNLDV